One segment of Plasmodium vinckei vinckei genome assembly, chromosome: PVVCY_04 DNA contains the following:
- a CDS encoding PH domain-containing protein, putative: MNLFHFILPICFLHVCVVISSPLFFNKNLDKWNRELIQVSKNEFKNLKEMKELVNRKYCGESLKHLAGLVLDKSDKDAKLIIEGSIESNRLIFKLGNIKEKEINIKDIILPIETLSHKCINIRQINENTDSTVLCLANKVLRNFWANSITDAVLCKITKTKGKLPEYNDSIQAEEENTSENDDLRDSDEEQENIEIDPETKKKNQIKKKLLNEEFEDDEENQKKGLQLRISKSKLGYPKVKINGESIDKIKERSEKETNQIEKSQKDQPDDNEENDSDM, encoded by the exons atgaatttatttcaCTTTATTTTGCCAATTTGCTTTCTTCACGTTTGTGTAGTCATAAGTTCAcccttattttttaataaaaatttagataAATGGAATAGGGAACTTATTCAAgtttcaaaaaatgaatttaaaaactTAAAAGAGATGAAAGAGCTTGTTAACAGAAAATATTGTGGTGAATCCCTTAAACATTTAGCGGGATTAGTTTTAGATAAATCAGACAAAGACGCAAAACTAATCATCGAAGGCTCGATAGAATCAAATagattaatttttaaattaggaaatattaaagagaaagaaataaatatcaaGGACATCATTTTACCAATTGAAACATTATCacataaatgtataaatatcaGGCAGATCAATGAAAATACAGATTCTACAGTTTTATGCTTAGCTAATAAAGTTCTTAGAAACTTTTGGGCGAATTCAATAACAGATGCAgttttatgtaaaattacaaaaactAAAGGAAAATTACCTGAATATAATGATTCTATACAAGCAGAGGAAGAAAACACCTCAGAAAATGACGACCTAAGGGATAGTGATGAAGAAcaagaaaatatagaaatagaTCCAGagaccaaaaaaaaaaatcaaataaaaaaaaaattacttaACGAAGAATTTGAAGACGATGAAGAAAACCAAAAAAAGGGATTACAATTGAGAATATCCAAAAGTAAATTGGGTTATCCtaaagtaaaaattaatggTGAAAGCATTGACAAGATTAAGGAAAG gtctgaaaaagaaacaaatCAAATTGAAAAGTCACAAAAAGATCAACCTGAtgataatgaagaaaacgATAGCGATATGTAG